A single region of the Candidatus Megaera polyxenophila genome encodes:
- a CDS encoding beta-N-acetylhexosaminidase yields MNRCISLLLCVAILCGFTPKNDKEDLILVKEIKMGAMQGDHDKSEFSILVDFVAQKETNIPMWEFGFYLLGAPLVTFISENQKVNPRLVMEICDEANYCTGLKYQKSTKITDIDLSQGYTTILSPLTSFPIKKGINYTIKILHINQWGGNNISYFPQSFFFIQYDNNNNYQKKLHYIKTDFKSYKIVNYQQEKVNNFIKKDKENKWKSSIQDNKNEKSLSLVPSPAYIKLEQEYKYKIKKNILINNEFSECSDVSALFIKNLRNDLKANIINVPSKDNLYTQILIKKLNDPTLISNNPEGYVLSINHKGVEIEALNAAGVYYAFQTLRQIYFDVEKKDAEEISIPQLTIIDYPRFKYRGIMLDVARHFFTVSEVKSFINLMGVHKLNTLHLHLSDDEAFRIKIPPYPLKYAYTRGLGLPIGPTMLSQINLYNTNAKTDNSIRAGNVYSGSYSYKDIREIIKYANLNQITVIPELDFPAHSRALIKALPSILIDPDDKSNYISAQGYTDNVLPVCTYDSNTSIGKKFTKTVNNIINNVANIFSGQKTIYAIDKEISIGGDEVSPDSWTKTKSCQGEWDNLDSNAKSHKFFSKLSKNHTSIIFSGWQQFIQNNGVELGKDIVDYSRVGHVWIWNKSNETGIDQAINLANNNFPIVLTFADKMYFDIVYTPDISEPGLAWSAPNNDTYSVLSSAQISNEVQKRTQLLAHNNILGLEGALWSENLLNYDQLVYMAVPKMTGLSEASWSPSTITIQNNKINWQNLSKRLGCGQRGFLYYLNTIHDVKYRGYPRGISLEIPELECYKF; encoded by the coding sequence ATGAACAGATGTATAAGCTTATTGCTTTGTGTTGCCATTCTATGTGGGTTTACACCAAAAAATGATAAAGAAGATTTAATTCTTGTTAAAGAAATTAAAATGGGTGCCATGCAAGGGGATCATGACAAATCAGAGTTTTCAATCTTAGTAGATTTTGTAGCGCAAAAAGAAACAAATATTCCTATGTGGGAGTTTGGTTTTTATCTGCTAGGTGCACCTTTGGTTACATTTATTAGTGAGAATCAAAAAGTTAATCCTAGGTTAGTTATGGAAATTTGTGATGAAGCTAATTATTGTACTGGTCTTAAGTATCAAAAATCTACAAAAATTACAGATATTGATTTAAGCCAAGGGTATACTACTATTCTATCACCGCTTACATCTTTTCCAATAAAAAAAGGAATTAACTATACTATTAAAATTCTTCATATTAATCAATGGGGAGGAAACAACATTTCTTATTTTCCACAAAGTTTCTTTTTTATACAATACGATAATAATAATAATTATCAGAAAAAATTACACTACATAAAAACTGACTTCAAATCTTATAAAATTGTTAATTATCAACAAGAAAAAGTTAATAATTTTATTAAGAAGGATAAAGAGAATAAATGGAAATCCAGTATTCAAGACAATAAAAATGAAAAAAGTTTATCATTAGTGCCGAGTCCTGCTTATATCAAATTAGAACAAGAATACAAATATAAAATAAAGAAAAATATTTTAATAAATAATGAATTTAGTGAATGTAGTGATGTATCTGCTCTATTTATTAAAAATTTAAGAAATGATTTAAAAGCTAACATTATTAATGTTCCTAGTAAGGATAATTTGTATACTCAAATTTTGATAAAAAAATTAAATGATCCAACTTTAATATCTAACAATCCCGAAGGATATGTTTTATCTATTAACCATAAGGGAGTAGAAATTGAAGCATTAAATGCTGCCGGAGTTTATTATGCATTTCAAACCTTAAGACAAATATATTTTGATGTAGAAAAAAAAGATGCAGAAGAAATAAGCATCCCTCAATTAACAATAATTGATTACCCAAGGTTTAAATACAGAGGAATTATGTTAGATGTTGCTAGACATTTTTTCACTGTATCTGAAGTAAAAAGCTTTATTAATTTAATGGGTGTCCATAAATTAAATACTCTACACTTACACCTATCAGATGATGAAGCATTTAGAATAAAAATTCCTCCCTATCCTTTAAAATACGCATATACTAGAGGCTTGGGCTTACCTATCGGACCTACAATGCTATCTCAAATAAACCTTTATAATACAAATGCTAAAACTGACAATTCTATTCGTGCTGGTAATGTATACAGTGGATCTTATAGTTATAAGGATATAAGAGAAATAATAAAATATGCTAATTTAAATCAAATTACAGTTATCCCCGAACTTGATTTTCCTGCTCACTCTAGAGCATTAATCAAAGCATTACCAAGTATACTAATTGATCCAGATGATAAGTCTAATTATATATCAGCACAAGGTTATACAGATAATGTTTTACCTGTGTGTACATACGACAGTAATACATCAATCGGAAAAAAATTTACTAAAACCGTTAACAATATTATAAATAATGTTGCTAATATATTTAGTGGACAAAAAACCATATATGCTATTGATAAAGAAATAAGTATAGGAGGGGACGAGGTAAGTCCTGATTCTTGGACTAAAACTAAAAGTTGTCAAGGTGAATGGGATAATCTTGATTCTAATGCAAAATCTCATAAGTTTTTTAGTAAATTATCTAAAAATCATACATCAATAATTTTTTCTGGGTGGCAACAATTTATACAAAACAATGGAGTTGAATTAGGTAAAGATATTGTTGATTATAGTAGAGTTGGTCATGTATGGATTTGGAACAAAAGTAATGAAACAGGAATTGATCAAGCAATTAATTTAGCTAATAATAATTTTCCTATTGTATTAACATTTGCTGATAAAATGTATTTTGATATTGTATACACACCAGATATTAGTGAGCCAGGACTTGCATGGTCAGCTCCTAATAACGATACATATTCTGTATTATCTTCAGCACAAATCTCTAATGAGGTACAAAAAAGAACTCAATTATTAGCTCATAATAATATCTTAGGACTAGAAGGGGCATTATGGTCAGAAAACCTTTTAAATTATGATCAGCTAGTTTATATGGCTGTTCCTAAAATGACTGGATTATCTGAAGCTAGCTGGTCTCCGAGTACTATAACTATACAAAATAATAAGATTAATTGGCAAAATTTGTCAAAGCGTTTAGGATGTGGGCAAAGAGGTTTTTTATACTATTTAAATACAATACATGATGTAAAGTATAGAGGTTACCCTAGAGGAATATCGTTAGAAATCCCTGAATTAGAATGCTATAAATTTTAA